A portion of the Blastochloris tepida genome contains these proteins:
- a CDS encoding DUF934 domain-containing protein, with product MALYRNGSFGDDDWQFPGETEPVPATGKVALAKARLIAEWPKLRQRNAGAGVVLAAGERLDGLQEIIPHLRLVVVHVAKYADGRHFSTARLLRDRFGYQGELRAVGDVLQDQIVFLTRVGFDALDVTHPGTIGALREGRIKAVRHHYQPASREGTETRPGPRPWLRVSETV from the coding sequence ATGGCACTCTATCGAAACGGCTCCTTCGGCGACGACGACTGGCAGTTTCCAGGCGAGACCGAACCGGTGCCGGCGACCGGCAAGGTGGCGCTTGCGAAGGCGCGTCTGATCGCGGAATGGCCGAAGCTGCGCCAGCGCAATGCCGGCGCGGGTGTCGTGCTGGCAGCCGGCGAGAGGCTCGACGGGCTTCAGGAGATCATTCCCCACCTGCGATTGGTGGTGGTGCACGTCGCGAAATATGCGGACGGCCGACATTTCTCGACGGCGCGACTGCTGCGCGATCGGTTCGGCTATCAAGGCGAGCTGCGTGCGGTCGGCGACGTGCTGCAGGACCAGATCGTGTTTCTCACCCGTGTCGGGTTCGACGCGCTTGATGTCACGCACCCTGGCACGATCGGAGCGCTGCGCGAGGGCCGCATCAAGGCGGTGCGGCACCATTATCAGCCGGCGTCGCGGGAAGGTACTGAAACGCGGCCCGGCCCGCGGCCCTGGCTGCGCGTCTCGGAGACAGTCTGA
- a CDS encoding thioredoxin family protein, producing MVEAGVARVAIPVTVEKVADHAAIASFGVASTQGIVIDGNINGPRR from the coding sequence ATGGTCGAGGCCGGGGTTGCCCGGGTCGCCATCCCAGTGACCGTCGAGAAGGTCGCCGATCATGCCGCCATCGCCTCCTTCGGCGTCGCCTCGACGCAAGGCATCGTCATCGACGGTAATATCAACGGCCCCAGACGCTGA
- the cysN gene encoding sulfate adenylyltransferase subunit CysN — protein MSTAAARAIAAETIQSEPEVLPRQERSELRFITCGSVDDGKSTLIGRLLHEANSLFRDQMATLERDSRRFGTTGGEIDYALLLDGLEAEREQGITIDVAYRFFATAQRAFIVADTPGHKQYTRNMATGASNADFAVLLVDARRGLLEQTHRHAVIVSLLGIRHVALAINKIDLVEFSQDVFEEIAAAFRAFAAPLAFASITAIPLSARFGDNIAEPSPRTPWYHGPTLLRLLETIDVGHHRADQAFRLPVQWVNRPSQNFRGFAGTVASGEIRVGDAVVAAASGHTSRVARIVTFDGDVPRAAAGHAVTLTLEDELDIARGDVLAAPRARPIVSRQFSADVVWMDEDPGVPRAAYLLKAGTATVPAVIANIASALAVDTLLNEDADILPLNSIGRIHLETTIPIAVDPYDDNRTTGSFILIDRTTHRTVAAGMIRESLGGSQEIHGHAHDVTPERRAFLKAQTPVVVWLTGLSGAGKSTIANLVERRLVAQGFHTMLLDGDNLRQSLNSDLGFDALSRTENVRRVGEVARLLHDAGLIVVTALVSPFRADRARIAALLPEGRFLEVFVDAPLDVCRERDPKGLYAKAEAGRIRHLTGRDQAYEPPVSPALVLNTERESAAIAAERVVRLVVAHTRGNPSGGDGAQL, from the coding sequence ATGTCGACTGCAGCCGCACGCGCCATTGCCGCCGAGACGATCCAGTCCGAGCCGGAGGTGCTGCCGCGCCAGGAACGCAGCGAGCTGCGGTTCATCACCTGCGGCTCGGTGGACGACGGCAAGTCGACCCTGATCGGCCGGCTGCTTCACGAAGCGAACAGCCTGTTCCGGGACCAGATGGCGACGCTGGAACGCGATTCGCGGCGGTTCGGCACCACCGGCGGCGAGATCGACTACGCTCTGCTGCTGGATGGCCTGGAGGCCGAGCGCGAGCAGGGCATCACCATCGATGTGGCCTACCGGTTCTTTGCCACAGCGCAACGTGCGTTCATCGTTGCCGATACGCCCGGCCACAAGCAATACACCCGAAACATGGCGACCGGCGCTTCGAACGCCGATTTCGCGGTTCTGCTGGTGGACGCTCGCCGCGGTCTCCTCGAGCAGACGCACCGTCATGCGGTCATCGTCTCGCTGCTCGGCATTCGCCACGTCGCGCTCGCGATCAACAAGATCGACCTCGTCGAGTTCTCGCAAGACGTGTTCGAGGAGATTGCGGCGGCGTTCCGCGCATTCGCAGCGCCGCTCGCATTCGCGTCGATCACCGCGATTCCGCTGTCCGCGCGGTTTGGCGACAATATCGCCGAACCGAGTCCGCGCACGCCCTGGTACCATGGGCCGACACTGCTTCGGCTGCTGGAAACCATCGATGTCGGGCATCACCGGGCCGATCAGGCTTTCCGGCTGCCGGTGCAATGGGTCAATCGACCGTCGCAGAACTTTCGCGGGTTCGCCGGCACCGTGGCGTCAGGAGAGATCAGGGTCGGCGATGCGGTTGTCGCCGCCGCTTCGGGACATACGTCGCGTGTCGCGCGCATCGTCACCTTCGATGGCGACGTGCCGCGTGCGGCAGCCGGGCACGCCGTGACGTTGACTCTGGAGGACGAGCTCGACATCGCCCGGGGTGACGTGCTCGCAGCGCCGCGGGCGCGGCCGATCGTGTCCCGGCAGTTTTCCGCCGACGTGGTGTGGATGGATGAGGACCCCGGCGTTCCGCGCGCCGCCTATCTGCTGAAGGCAGGCACGGCGACGGTGCCTGCGGTCATTGCCAACATTGCCAGCGCGCTCGCGGTCGATACGCTTCTGAATGAAGACGCGGACATCCTGCCGCTGAACAGCATCGGCCGGATACACCTCGAGACGACGATCCCGATCGCCGTCGATCCCTATGATGACAACCGCACCACCGGCTCGTTCATTCTGATCGATCGGACGACGCACCGCACGGTCGCCGCCGGCATGATTCGCGAAAGCCTCGGCGGATCGCAGGAGATCCACGGCCACGCGCATGACGTGACGCCGGAACGACGAGCATTCCTCAAGGCGCAGACACCGGTCGTGGTGTGGCTGACCGGACTGTCGGGAGCCGGGAAATCGACGATCGCCAATCTGGTCGAACGGCGACTGGTGGCCCAGGGCTTCCACACCATGCTGCTCGACGGTGACAATCTGCGGCAGAGTCTCAATTCCGACCTGGGTTTCGACGCGCTCTCGCGCACCGAGAATGTGCGACGGGTTGGCGAGGTCGCGCGGCTTCTGCACGATGCCGGCCTGATCGTGGTCACAGCGCTGGTGTCGCCATTCCGTGCCGATCGCGCCCGCATTGCTGCGCTGCTGCCCGAAGGGCGATTCCTGGAGGTCTTCGTCGACGCACCGCTCGACGTGTGCCGCGAGCGCGATCCGAAGGGGCTCTATGCGAAGGCGGAGGCCGGTCGCATCAGGCACCTGACCGGACGTGATCAGGCCTACGAACCTCCCGTGTCGCCAGCGCTGGTGCTGAATACGGAACGTGAAAGTGCGGCAATTGCGGCGGAACGGGTGGTTCGGCTGGTGGTCGCGCATACCCGTGGCAATCCGTCGGGAGGGGATGGCGCCCAGCTCTGA
- the cysD gene encoding sulfate adenylyltransferase subunit CysD codes for MSDILMPGALPEEPPVVRRPARQGRLSPHLKRLEDEAIFILREVVAEFRNPVMLYSVGKDSSVMLHLARKAFFPARPPFPFLHIASGWDFRDLLDHRDRTARELGLDLIVRSNERAARAGVNPFDTETGEYTRLMLTEALKAALDEFGFDAAFGGGRRDEEKARAKERIFSHRASGHIWEPRNQRPELWSLFNTRLSPGETMRVFPLSNWTEFDIWDYIRIEDIPIVPLYLAADRPVVDRDGALIVVDDERMRFNPGEQVVTRRVRFRTLGCWPLSAATASDATTVDDIFAEVVASESSERQGRLIDGAMHASMERKKREGYF; via the coding sequence ATGTCCGATATCCTGATGCCGGGGGCCCTGCCGGAGGAGCCACCGGTCGTACGCCGCCCGGCGCGGCAGGGCCGTCTGTCGCCCCATCTGAAGCGTCTCGAGGATGAGGCAATCTTCATCCTGCGCGAGGTGGTGGCCGAGTTCCGTAATCCGGTGATGCTGTATTCGGTCGGCAAGGATTCCAGCGTCATGCTGCACCTTGCCCGCAAGGCATTCTTTCCGGCGCGGCCACCGTTTCCCTTCCTGCACATCGCTTCGGGCTGGGATTTTCGCGATCTGCTCGACCATCGCGACCGCACGGCGAGGGAGCTTGGGCTCGACCTGATCGTGCGTTCGAACGAACGCGCTGCCCGCGCCGGGGTCAATCCGTTCGACACCGAGACCGGCGAATATACCCGCCTGATGCTGACGGAAGCGCTCAAGGCCGCGCTCGATGAATTCGGATTCGACGCCGCGTTCGGCGGTGGCCGGCGCGACGAGGAAAAGGCGCGCGCCAAGGAGCGCATCTTCTCCCACCGTGCCAGCGGCCACATCTGGGAGCCGCGCAACCAGCGCCCCGAATTGTGGAGCCTGTTCAACACGCGCCTTTCGCCGGGCGAGACGATGCGGGTGTTCCCGCTCTCCAACTGGACCGAGTTCGACATCTGGGACTACATCCGTATCGAGGACATCCCGATCGTGCCGCTCTATCTCGCCGCTGACAGGCCGGTGGTCGACCGCGATGGCGCGCTGATCGTCGTCGATGACGAGCGCATGCGTTTCAATCCCGGCGAGCAGGTGGTGACGCGCCGCGTGCGCTTTCGCACGCTCGGCTGCTGGCCGCTGTCTGCCGCGACGGCATCGGACGCAACGACGGTGGACGACATATTTGCCGAGGTGGTCGCCTCCGAGTCATCGGAACGACAGGGCCGGCTGATCGACGGCGCCATGCATGCCTCGATGGAACGCAAGAAGCGCGAGGGGTATTTCTGA